Proteins from a genomic interval of Neodiprion lecontei isolate iyNeoLeco1 chromosome 2, iyNeoLeco1.1, whole genome shotgun sequence:
- the LOC107225873 gene encoding ATP-dependent RNA helicase dbp2 isoform X2 → MSFRDRDRGDRRGGSRGGSRFGGRDSGGGGRFGSGGGGGGRDTGRDNGFGGNSFKNKQPGERLRKPRWDMSSLQPFSKDFYQPHPNVLGRSLHMVEIYRSDKEITVKGSNIPGPNIYFEEGGFPDYVLNEIRKQGFSQPTAIQAQGWPIALSGRDMVGIAQTGSGKTLAYILPAIVHINNQPRLQRNDGPVALVLAPTRELAQQIQQVAADFGSTSQVRNTCIFGGAPKGPQARDLERGVEICIATPGRLIDFLERGTTNLRRCTYLVLDEADRMLDMGFEPQIRKIVEQIRPDRQTLMWSATWPKEVRNLAEEFLTDYIQINIGSLQLAANHNILQIVDVCEEYEKEGKLMKLLEEISNEPENKTIIFVETKRKVDDITRAINRFGWQAIGIHGDKSQQERDYVLNQFRGSRSAILVATDVAARGLDVEDVKFVINLDYPSNSEDYVHRIGRTGRSQRTGTAYAFFTPGNAHKANDLIQVLEEAKQVVNPKLYELSRNPGVYKRGRFGGRSGGGSSGGRGGGGSRGSRGGRDGGDRGGRFDRGSNTGGSYGSKSFGHNSYTSNASGGGSYGHNNGSSSYSGGGGGGSGSGSGYRHQNGY, encoded by the exons AT GTCATTCCGAGACAGGGATCGTGGAGACAGACGAGGAGGGAGCAGAGGAGGGAGCAGATTTGGGGGTAGAGACAGCGGTGGGGGAGGCCGATTTGGAAGCggtggaggaggtggaggaagAGACACAGGTCGGGACAATGGATTTGGGGGTAATTCATTCAAAAACAAGCAGCCCGGTGAGCGCCTGCGCAAACCGAGATGGGACATGAGTTCCCTGCAGCCGTTCAGCAAGGACTTTTACCAGCCACACCCCAATGTCTTGGGAAGGAGTCTGCACATGGTTGAAATATATCGTTCAGATAAAGAAATAACCGTAAAAGGATCCAACATTCCAGGACCAAACATATATTTCGAGGAGGGTGGCTTCCCTGACTATGTTTTAAACGAAATTCGCAAACAAGGCTTCAGCCAACCCACTGCAATCCAAGCTCAGGGATGGCCAATTGCACTCTCCGGCCGCGACATGGTTGGAATCGCTCAAACTGGCTCGGGAAAAACACTTGCCTATATCCTGCCTGCTATTGTCCACATAAACAACCAGCCACGTCTTCAGCGCAACGACGGACCTGTCGCACTGGTTCTAGCACCGACCAGGGAACTTGCTCAACAAATTCAGCAGGTTGCTGCTGATTTCGGAAGCACATCTCAAGTCCGAAACACTTGCATATTTGGAGGTGCGCCAAAGGGGCCGCAGGCCAGAGACCTGGAAAGAGGTGTTGAGATATGCATTGCAACTCCGGGGAGATTGATAGACTTTTTGGAAAGAGGGACTACGAATCTCCGCAGGTGTACCTATCTTGTGCTCGATGAAGCTGACAGGATGCTTGACATGGGATTTGAGCCACAGATTAGGAAAATCGTCGAGCAAATCAGACCCGACAGACAGACTCTCATGTGGTCTGCCACATGGCCCAAAGAGGTCCGCAACCTGGCCGAAGAGTTTCTGACAGATTACATTCAGATTAATATTGGGTCTCTTCAGCTCGCTGCTAATCACAATATACTTCAAATCGTCGACGTTTGTGAGGAGTACGAAAAGGAAGGAAAGCTCATGAAGCTCCTTGAAGAAATTTCTAACGAACCTGAAAATAAGACTATTATCTTTGTCGAAACTAAGAGAAAGGTTGACGACATTACAAGAGCTATCAACAGGTTTGGATGGCAGGCAATCGGCATTCACGGTGATAAAAGTCAACAAGAACGTGATTATGTTTTAAATC AATTCCGGGGCAGTAGGTCTGCAATTTTAGTCGCAACTGACGTGGCAGCTAGAGGCTTAG ATGTCGAAGATGTGAAATTTGTGATAAATCTGGACTATCCTTCGAATTCTGAGGACTACGTACATCGCATTGGTCGCACTGGTCGTTCCCAGAGAACTGGTACAGCATATGCCTTCTTTACACCTGGCAATGCGCATAAGGCTAATGACCTTATCCAAGTCCTAGAGGAGGCAAAGCAGGTCGTCAATCCAAAGCTGTATGAGCTTTCACGAAATCCCGGAGTTTATAAAA GGGGAAGATTCGGAGGTCGTAGCGGAGGTGGTAGTTCGGGAGGTCGTGGTGGAGGCGGATCGCGAGGTTCGCGCGGTGGTCGCGACGGTGGAGATAGAGGAGGCAGATTTGATCGTGGCAGTAATACAG GTGGGAGCTACGGCAGTAAGTCATTCGGTCATAACAGCTATACCAGCAATGCCAGTGGGGGAGGTAGCTACGGTCACAATAACGGGAGCAGCAGTTATAGCggaggtggtggtggtggtagcGGAAGTGGTAGTGGTTACAGGCACCAAAACGGTTATTAA
- the LOC107225873 gene encoding ATP-dependent RNA helicase dbp2 isoform X1, with amino-acid sequence MSFRDRDRGDRRGGSRGGSRFGGRDSGGGGRFGSGGGGGGRDTGRDNGFGGNSFKNKQPGERLRKPRWDMSSLQPFSKDFYQPHPNVLGRSLHMVEIYRSDKEITVKGSNIPGPNIYFEEGGFPDYVLNEIRKQGFSQPTAIQAQGWPIALSGRDMVGIAQTGSGKTLAYILPAIVHINNQPRLQRNDGPVALVLAPTRELAQQIQQVAADFGSTSQVRNTCIFGGAPKGPQARDLERGVEICIATPGRLIDFLERGTTNLRRCTYLVLDEADRMLDMGFEPQIRKIVEQIRPDRQTLMWSATWPKEVRNLAEEFLTDYIQINIGSLQLAANHNILQIVDVCEEYEKEGKLMKLLEEISNEPENKTIIFVETKRKVDDITRAINRFGWQAIGIHGDKSQQERDYVLNQFRGSRSAILVATDVAARGLDVEDVKFVINLDYPSNSEDYVHRIGRTGRSQRTGTAYAFFTPGNAHKANDLIQVLEEAKQVVNPKLYELSRNPGVYKRGRFGGRSGGGSSGGRGGGGSRGSRGGRDGGDRGGRFDRGSNTGDRSGKWSSGGGGSYGSKSFGHNSYTSNASGGGSYGHNNGSSSYSGGGGGGSGSGSGYRHQNGY; translated from the exons AT GTCATTCCGAGACAGGGATCGTGGAGACAGACGAGGAGGGAGCAGAGGAGGGAGCAGATTTGGGGGTAGAGACAGCGGTGGGGGAGGCCGATTTGGAAGCggtggaggaggtggaggaagAGACACAGGTCGGGACAATGGATTTGGGGGTAATTCATTCAAAAACAAGCAGCCCGGTGAGCGCCTGCGCAAACCGAGATGGGACATGAGTTCCCTGCAGCCGTTCAGCAAGGACTTTTACCAGCCACACCCCAATGTCTTGGGAAGGAGTCTGCACATGGTTGAAATATATCGTTCAGATAAAGAAATAACCGTAAAAGGATCCAACATTCCAGGACCAAACATATATTTCGAGGAGGGTGGCTTCCCTGACTATGTTTTAAACGAAATTCGCAAACAAGGCTTCAGCCAACCCACTGCAATCCAAGCTCAGGGATGGCCAATTGCACTCTCCGGCCGCGACATGGTTGGAATCGCTCAAACTGGCTCGGGAAAAACACTTGCCTATATCCTGCCTGCTATTGTCCACATAAACAACCAGCCACGTCTTCAGCGCAACGACGGACCTGTCGCACTGGTTCTAGCACCGACCAGGGAACTTGCTCAACAAATTCAGCAGGTTGCTGCTGATTTCGGAAGCACATCTCAAGTCCGAAACACTTGCATATTTGGAGGTGCGCCAAAGGGGCCGCAGGCCAGAGACCTGGAAAGAGGTGTTGAGATATGCATTGCAACTCCGGGGAGATTGATAGACTTTTTGGAAAGAGGGACTACGAATCTCCGCAGGTGTACCTATCTTGTGCTCGATGAAGCTGACAGGATGCTTGACATGGGATTTGAGCCACAGATTAGGAAAATCGTCGAGCAAATCAGACCCGACAGACAGACTCTCATGTGGTCTGCCACATGGCCCAAAGAGGTCCGCAACCTGGCCGAAGAGTTTCTGACAGATTACATTCAGATTAATATTGGGTCTCTTCAGCTCGCTGCTAATCACAATATACTTCAAATCGTCGACGTTTGTGAGGAGTACGAAAAGGAAGGAAAGCTCATGAAGCTCCTTGAAGAAATTTCTAACGAACCTGAAAATAAGACTATTATCTTTGTCGAAACTAAGAGAAAGGTTGACGACATTACAAGAGCTATCAACAGGTTTGGATGGCAGGCAATCGGCATTCACGGTGATAAAAGTCAACAAGAACGTGATTATGTTTTAAATC AATTCCGGGGCAGTAGGTCTGCAATTTTAGTCGCAACTGACGTGGCAGCTAGAGGCTTAG ATGTCGAAGATGTGAAATTTGTGATAAATCTGGACTATCCTTCGAATTCTGAGGACTACGTACATCGCATTGGTCGCACTGGTCGTTCCCAGAGAACTGGTACAGCATATGCCTTCTTTACACCTGGCAATGCGCATAAGGCTAATGACCTTATCCAAGTCCTAGAGGAGGCAAAGCAGGTCGTCAATCCAAAGCTGTATGAGCTTTCACGAAATCCCGGAGTTTATAAAA GGGGAAGATTCGGAGGTCGTAGCGGAGGTGGTAGTTCGGGAGGTCGTGGTGGAGGCGGATCGCGAGGTTCGCGCGGTGGTCGCGACGGTGGAGATAGAGGAGGCAGATTTGATCGTGGCAGTAATACAGGTGACAGATCAGGGAAATGGAGTAGTGGAGGAG GTGGGAGCTACGGCAGTAAGTCATTCGGTCATAACAGCTATACCAGCAATGCCAGTGGGGGAGGTAGCTACGGTCACAATAACGGGAGCAGCAGTTATAGCggaggtggtggtggtggtagcGGAAGTGGTAGTGGTTACAGGCACCAAAACGGTTATTAA
- the LOC107225874 gene encoding N-alpha-acetyltransferase 11, which produces MSINIRCATTEDLLNMQHCNLQCLPENYQMKYYLYHALSWPQLSYVAEDEKRRIVGYVLAKMEEDCEDNPHGHITSLAVKRSHRRLGIAQKLMNQASRAMVECFGAKYVSLHVRRSNRAALNLYTSSLQFEVSEVEPKYYADGEDAYAMKRDLSSFHQEKNHAKDKIAKDGTAHTHSGGCCDYEHS; this is translated from the coding sequence ATGTCAATAAACATACGTTGTGCCACGACGGAGGATTTGCTGAACATGCAGCACTGTAATCTTCAGTGTTTGCCAGAAAATTATCAGATGAAGTACTACCTCTACCACGCTCTCTCTTGGCCACAACTTAGCTACGTTGCGGAGGATGAAAAGCGTCGAATAGTTGGCTATGTACTGGCGAAGATGGAAGAGGACTGTGAGGACAATCCCCATGGGCACATAACTAGCTTGGCTGTAAAGAGGTCACACAGAAGGCTTGGCATTGCTCAGAAGCTGATGAATCAGGCATCAAGAGCGATGGTAGAGTGCTTTGGAGCGAAGTACGTTTCTCTTCACGTTAGGAGAAGCAACAGAGCTGCCTTGAATCTCTACACAAGCAGTCTGCAGTTTGAGGTCTCTGAAGTTGAGCCAAAATATTACGCAGACGGCGAGGACGCTTATGCAATGAAAAGGGACCTAAGCAGTTTtcatcaagaaaaaaatcatgcgAAGGATAAAATCGCCAAAGACGGAACAGCGCACACCCATTCTGGTGGATGCTGTGATTACGAACACTCTTGA